The proteins below come from a single Nocardioides eburneiflavus genomic window:
- a CDS encoding DNA polymerase III subunit alpha — MSRDPFVHLHVASGYSLQYGASHPHVLVERAAEHGMDTLALTDRNGTYGAVRFVRAARSAGIRPVLGVDLAVAPVSSVVRPAGPVPARRDTRRTPTRGGAFREAPPGAADGPGSPRVTFLANGRAGWAALCRMVSAVHLAGERGRPVATLDVLAPHLAGGHVVALLGPSSELGLAATRRRDDLGLAAIAPWLDLLPRENLVVELVSHRLGGRRGDWGPGTSPHAARMFGVARTAGLTTVLTNAVRYADRLDAPTIDVLDAARRLVPLGSAGLRDVGPSAARGNAEGFLKSGKQMGEVAEEVCRLAGLGDGRAGGRRLLARTRLVADRCALDPRRDLGIGEVHFPELELTGGASREQTADALLRHRCEAAIGDRYGSAPRLRIWTRLDQELLTIATLGYASYFLAVADVTDLVARMGIRRAARGSGAGSIVTYLLGISGVDPLRHGLLMERFLSPLRASLPDIDVDVESARREEVYRAILDRYGGERCATVSMMDTYRVRHAVRDVGAALGMPPGEVDAIAKAFPHVRAREARRALRDLPELRASGLGDGALDRFFGLVERLDGLPRHIAMHPCGVLLSDATLLDRTPVEASWAGFPMSQFDKDDVEELGLLKLDVLGIRMQSAMAHAVAEVERVDGVRIDLDDERQVPFDDPATFELISSARTLGVFQIESPGQRELVGKSGIETFDDIVIDISLFRPGPVKSDMVTPYLEAKQGWSSARYLHDDLRPILEQTRGVVVFHEQVIEIVARFAGVTLAEADEKRRALGATEGMAATRAWFFPRALARGYDLGLVEQLWAVLEAFASFGFCKAHAAAFALPTYQSAWLKTHWPAHFLAGVLTHDPGMYPKRLILDDARQLGVGVLGLDVNSSASSYLVEASLTGEGHAIRLSLADVKGIGSAEVARIVEARDGAPYASLSDFFHRARVARPILERLVLAGGFDGVYGIGSGEQAVHRRGRVTRRDLLLQVSELDRYARSVDRGSRARGRGPTARRTPSAESASGGSASAAAARNSSDPTLRAGSASTERHALADGGVWARAAAQSRAAGPVTPADSVQLTLRLGDEPGEPGERPSGLPEMTTLDRMRAELEILGLDVSQHAVAAYDPFLDALGVTRSRDLLRRRSRADLLVAGVKVATQTPPVRSGRRVVFLTVDDGTGPIDATFFDDAQGPHATTIFSSWLLLVRGELRRTGRRGVSVRATGAWDLPTLHGLWLGARSGEDGAALVRAELARPRDPSGEDPAGRRVLVHPSGFRVSPYSDTRPAGDPAKDVARHLWHRSPGSPG; from the coding sequence GTGTCGCGCGACCCCTTCGTCCACCTGCACGTCGCCTCCGGCTACTCCCTCCAGTACGGCGCGTCCCATCCGCACGTGCTGGTGGAGCGCGCCGCAGAGCACGGCATGGACACCCTCGCCCTCACCGACCGCAACGGCACCTACGGTGCGGTCAGGTTCGTCCGCGCGGCCCGCAGCGCCGGCATCAGGCCGGTGCTGGGGGTCGACCTCGCGGTCGCCCCGGTGTCGTCGGTGGTGCGGCCAGCCGGTCCGGTCCCCGCCCGCCGCGACACCAGACGTACGCCGACGCGCGGGGGCGCGTTCCGCGAGGCGCCGCCGGGGGCGGCCGACGGGCCGGGCAGTCCGCGGGTGACGTTCCTGGCCAACGGCCGGGCAGGGTGGGCGGCGCTGTGCCGGATGGTCTCCGCGGTCCACCTCGCGGGGGAGCGCGGCCGACCGGTCGCCACCCTCGACGTGCTCGCCCCGCACCTGGCCGGCGGTCACGTGGTCGCCCTGCTGGGGCCGTCCTCCGAGCTGGGCCTCGCCGCGACGCGCCGACGCGACGACCTGGGCCTGGCCGCGATCGCACCGTGGCTCGACCTGCTGCCCCGCGAGAACCTCGTCGTCGAGCTGGTCTCGCACCGCCTCGGCGGCCGCCGGGGCGACTGGGGTCCGGGCACCTCCCCCCACGCCGCCCGGATGTTCGGCGTCGCCCGCACGGCCGGCCTCACGACGGTGCTCACCAACGCCGTGCGCTACGCCGACCGCCTCGACGCGCCGACGATCGACGTGCTCGACGCCGCCCGGCGGCTGGTCCCGCTCGGCTCGGCCGGCCTGCGCGACGTCGGTCCGTCGGCCGCCCGTGGCAACGCCGAGGGCTTCCTCAAGTCCGGCAAGCAGATGGGCGAGGTCGCCGAGGAGGTCTGCCGGCTCGCCGGGCTCGGCGACGGCAGGGCCGGGGGCCGCCGACTGCTCGCCCGGACCCGCCTGGTCGCCGACCGCTGCGCGCTCGACCCGCGCCGCGACCTCGGGATCGGTGAGGTGCACTTCCCGGAGCTCGAGCTGACGGGCGGCGCCTCCCGCGAGCAGACCGCCGACGCGCTGCTGCGCCACCGGTGCGAGGCCGCGATCGGCGACCGCTACGGCAGCGCGCCCCGCCTGCGCATCTGGACGCGGCTCGACCAGGAGCTCCTGACCATCGCCACCCTCGGCTACGCCTCCTACTTCCTCGCGGTGGCCGACGTGACCGACCTGGTCGCCCGCATGGGCATCCGTCGTGCCGCCCGTGGGTCGGGAGCCGGCAGCATCGTCACCTACCTGCTCGGCATCTCCGGGGTCGACCCGTTGCGGCACGGGCTGCTGATGGAGCGGTTCCTCTCCCCGCTGCGCGCCTCCCTGCCCGACATCGACGTCGACGTCGAGTCCGCCCGGCGCGAGGAGGTCTACCGCGCGATCCTCGACCGCTACGGCGGCGAGCGGTGCGCCACCGTGTCGATGATGGACACCTACCGGGTCCGCCACGCGGTGCGCGACGTCGGCGCCGCGCTCGGCATGCCGCCCGGCGAGGTCGACGCGATCGCCAAGGCGTTCCCGCACGTCCGCGCCCGCGAGGCCCGGCGTGCGCTGCGCGACCTGCCCGAGCTGCGCGCGAGCGGGCTCGGCGACGGAGCGCTCGACCGGTTCTTCGGACTCGTCGAGCGCCTCGACGGCCTGCCGCGCCACATCGCCATGCATCCGTGCGGCGTCCTGCTCTCCGACGCCACGCTGCTCGACCGCACCCCGGTCGAGGCGTCCTGGGCCGGGTTCCCGATGAGCCAGTTCGACAAGGACGACGTGGAGGAGCTGGGCCTGCTCAAGCTCGACGTGCTCGGGATCCGGATGCAGTCGGCGATGGCCCACGCGGTCGCGGAGGTGGAGCGGGTCGACGGCGTGCGCATCGACCTCGACGACGAGCGGCAGGTGCCCTTCGACGACCCGGCGACCTTCGAGCTGATCAGCAGCGCCCGGACCCTCGGGGTCTTCCAGATCGAGTCGCCGGGCCAGCGCGAGCTCGTCGGCAAGTCCGGCATCGAGACCTTCGACGACATCGTCATCGACATCTCGCTGTTCCGCCCGGGCCCGGTGAAGAGCGACATGGTCACCCCCTACCTCGAGGCCAAGCAGGGCTGGTCGAGCGCCCGCTACCTCCACGACGACCTGCGACCGATCCTCGAGCAGACCCGCGGCGTGGTCGTGTTCCACGAGCAGGTGATCGAGATCGTCGCCCGGTTCGCCGGCGTCACCCTCGCCGAGGCCGACGAGAAGCGGCGGGCCCTCGGCGCCACCGAGGGGATGGCGGCGACGAGGGCCTGGTTCTTCCCCCGCGCCCTCGCCCGCGGCTACGACCTCGGGCTGGTCGAGCAGCTCTGGGCCGTGCTGGAGGCGTTCGCGTCGTTCGGCTTCTGCAAGGCCCATGCCGCGGCCTTCGCGCTCCCGACCTACCAGTCGGCCTGGCTCAAGACCCACTGGCCCGCCCACTTCCTGGCGGGCGTGCTGACGCACGACCCCGGCATGTACCCCAAGCGGCTCATCCTCGACGACGCCCGCCAGCTCGGTGTCGGGGTGCTCGGCCTCGACGTCAACTCCAGCGCGTCGTCCTACCTCGTCGAGGCGAGCCTGACCGGCGAAGGACACGCCATCCGGCTCTCGCTCGCCGACGTCAAGGGCATCGGCTCGGCCGAGGTGGCCCGCATCGTCGAGGCCCGGGACGGCGCGCCGTACGCCTCGCTGTCCGACTTCTTCCACCGCGCACGGGTCGCCCGGCCGATCCTGGAACGGCTGGTCCTCGCCGGCGGGTTCGACGGCGTCTACGGCATCGGTTCCGGCGAGCAGGCGGTGCACCGGCGCGGCCGGGTGACGCGCCGCGACCTGCTGCTGCAGGTCTCCGAGCTCGACCGCTACGCCCGCTCGGTCGACCGCGGCTCGCGGGCGCGGGGCCGCGGGCCGACCGCGCGGCGTACGCCGTCCGCCGAGTCCGCGAGCGGAGGGTCGGCCAGCGCCGCGGCCGCGCGCAACAGCTCGGACCCGACGCTGCGAGCGGGGTCCGCGTCCACCGAGCGTCACGCGCTCGCCGACGGGGGCGTGTGGGCGCGCGCAGCCGCGCAGTCACGTGCCGCCGGACCGGTGACCCCGGCCGACTCGGTGCAGCTCACCCTCCGTCTCGGCGACGAGCCGGGGGAGCCCGGGGAGCGGCCGAGCGGGCTGCCGGAGATGACCACGCTCGACCGGATGCGCGCCGAGCTGGAGATCCTCGGCCTCGACGTCAGCCAGCACGCCGTCGCGGCCTACGACCCGTTCCTCGACGCACTCGGGGTGACCCGCAGCCGCGACCTGCTGAGGCGTCGCAGCCGCGCCGACCTGCTGGTCGCCGGGGTGAAGGTCGCCACCCAGACCCCGCCGGTCAGGTCCGGGCGCCGGGTCGTCTTCCTCACCGTCGACGACGGCACCGGTCCGATCGACGCCACCTTCTTCGACGACGCCCAAGGCCCTCACGCCACCACGATCTTCTCCTCGTGGCTGTTGCTGGTGCGCGGCGAGCTGCGCCGCACCGGACGCCGAGGCGTCTCAGTCCGTGCCACGGGCGCATGGGACCTCCCGACCCTCCACGGGCTGTGGCTCGGCGCGCGGTCCGGCGAGGACGGGGCGGCGCTGGTGCGCGCCGAGCTGGCACGGCCACGCGACCCGAGCGGCGAGGACCCGGCCGGGCGCCGGGTGCTCGTCCACCCCAGCGGGTTCCGGGTCTCGCCCTACTCCGACACCAGGCCGGCCGGCGACCCCGCCAAGGACGTCGCGCGCCACCTCTGGCACCGCAGCCCGGGGAGTCCGGGATGA
- a CDS encoding SAV_6107 family HEPN domain-containing protein, whose protein sequence is MGPHMLPATAHSYLERSATSLRDAITARDVPTRYACAHVAALCAAAALLAARARPAPRARRQKNAWVLLAEVAPELSEWATFFAAGAAKRAAAEAGSTRAVTEREADDLVRDADRFLAVVEQALGLVPHASVA, encoded by the coding sequence ATGGGTCCCCACATGCTGCCGGCCACCGCCCACTCCTACCTCGAGCGCTCCGCGACGTCCCTGCGCGACGCGATCACCGCTCGCGACGTGCCCACCCGCTACGCCTGCGCCCACGTGGCGGCCCTGTGCGCCGCGGCGGCCCTGCTGGCGGCGCGCGCCCGGCCCGCCCCGCGCGCGCGGCGGCAGAAGAACGCCTGGGTCCTGCTCGCCGAGGTCGCACCGGAGCTCTCGGAGTGGGCGACCTTCTTCGCCGCCGGTGCCGCCAAGCGGGCGGCCGCCGAGGCAGGGTCGACCCGAGCGGTGACGGAGCGCGAGGCGGACGACCTGGTCCGCGACGCCGACCGGTTCCTGGCGGTCGTCGAGCAGGCGCTGGGCCTGGTCCCGCACGCCAGCGTCGCCTGA
- a CDS encoding DUF6504 family protein, which translates to MRQYDDPVEVRRGEAEDPDQFLWRGRLWKVRTVVAHWVETGPWWQGAHDDVRHAAADLVAERELWRVEAGRGPGARRSARTVAGDEDTYGVFDLSFDWTDGRWQLVGCLD; encoded by the coding sequence ATGAGGCAGTACGACGACCCCGTCGAGGTGCGACGGGGCGAGGCCGAGGACCCTGACCAGTTCCTGTGGCGGGGCAGGCTGTGGAAGGTGCGCACCGTGGTCGCGCACTGGGTGGAGACCGGTCCCTGGTGGCAGGGGGCGCACGACGACGTGCGGCACGCGGCCGCCGACCTCGTCGCCGAGCGTGAGCTCTGGCGGGTGGAGGCGGGCCGCGGGCCGGGCGCCAGGCGGAGCGCACGCACCGTCGCCGGTGACGAGGACACCTACGGCGTCTTCGACCTGTCCTTCGACTGGACCGATGGGCGCTGGCAGCTCGTCGGCTGCCTGGACTGA
- a CDS encoding YbaK/EbsC family protein: protein MATEHASITSFRGDLVRRGGTGDVVILPDSAHTAALAAAALGCEVGAIANSLLFDGDGGPVLILTSGAHRVDTTTVAERIGVGRLERADPDFVRRHTGQVIGGVSPIDHPAPVPTWIDPWLRQHEVVWAAAGHPSAVFSTTYDELVAMTGAVEVEVV, encoded by the coding sequence ATGGCGACCGAGCACGCATCCATCACCTCGTTCCGAGGCGACCTCGTCCGGCGCGGCGGCACCGGTGACGTGGTCATCCTGCCCGACAGCGCCCACACTGCGGCACTCGCCGCGGCGGCGCTGGGCTGCGAGGTCGGCGCGATCGCCAACAGCCTGCTCTTCGACGGCGACGGAGGACCCGTCCTCATCCTCACCTCGGGGGCCCATCGCGTGGACACCACGACGGTCGCCGAGCGCATAGGCGTGGGCCGCCTGGAGCGCGCCGACCCCGACTTCGTGCGCCGCCACACCGGGCAGGTGATCGGCGGGGTCTCTCCCATCGACCATCCCGCCCCCGTCCCGACGTGGATCGACCCGTGGCTGCGGCAGCACGAGGTCGTGTGGGCCGCGGCCGGGCACCCGTCGGCGGTGTTCTCGACGACCTACGACGAGCTGGTCGCGATGACCGGTGCCGTCGAGGTCGAGGTCGTCTGA
- a CDS encoding phytoene desaturase family protein codes for MARVVVVGGGFGGMAAAARLAKLGHEVTLVERSDHLGGALSTVEHDGFAWDAGPSSTLLPAVVRDLFRKSGRPLEREVDLQSLPLVREHRFADGTSLRLPGGSRAAQLDAFDALAPGLGQQWVDHVASYGDLWELLRKEWYERPYDPDVAPRELTALLDRRESLHKRLRRTLRDERLRLVAGHRLVMDGHDLRDAPVLAGVDSYLEQRFGTWTVPGGLAALGTAMADRLVLRGVTVLTGTSATDLVVRDGRVAAVQVAAGEVDADLVVVAIDPRRLPVLAAYVRRTVPAFPPVVCHVGLDGAGAELPDLPHEVALHGDPLLVVRTGGRAPDGGAAWTVLARGRIAEDVLTALARHGLDVRGQVVTRVDRTPRDLVEAWGGSPHGVQWQGPRTARTRLGPRTPITGVLTAGAHATTGSGLPFAGLSAALVADVVGRAGQ; via the coding sequence GTGGCTCGCGTGGTGGTGGTCGGTGGTGGCTTCGGTGGCATGGCTGCGGCCGCGCGCCTGGCCAAGCTCGGCCACGAGGTCACCCTGGTGGAGCGCTCCGACCACCTCGGCGGCGCCCTGTCGACGGTCGAGCACGACGGCTTCGCGTGGGACGCCGGGCCGAGCAGCACGCTCCTGCCGGCAGTCGTCCGCGACCTCTTCCGCAAGTCCGGACGCCCGCTGGAGCGCGAGGTCGACCTGCAGTCCCTGCCCCTCGTCCGCGAGCACCGCTTCGCCGACGGCACGTCCCTGCGGCTGCCCGGCGGCTCGCGCGCCGCGCAGCTCGACGCCTTCGACGCGCTGGCGCCCGGCCTCGGTCAGCAGTGGGTCGACCACGTGGCGTCGTACGGCGACCTGTGGGAGCTGCTCCGCAAGGAGTGGTACGAGCGCCCGTACGACCCCGACGTCGCGCCGCGCGAGCTGACCGCGCTGCTCGACCGGCGCGAGTCGCTGCACAAGCGCCTGCGCCGGACCCTCCGCGACGAACGGCTGCGCCTCGTCGCCGGCCACCGGCTCGTCATGGACGGCCACGACCTGCGTGACGCCCCGGTCCTCGCCGGGGTCGACTCCTACCTCGAGCAGCGCTTCGGCACCTGGACCGTCCCCGGCGGCCTCGCGGCGCTCGGCACCGCGATGGCCGATCGGCTCGTCCTGCGGGGCGTGACCGTCCTGACCGGCACCAGCGCCACCGACCTCGTCGTCCGCGACGGCCGCGTGGCAGCCGTGCAGGTCGCGGCGGGCGAGGTCGACGCCGACCTCGTGGTGGTCGCCATCGACCCGCGCCGCCTGCCCGTGCTGGCGGCGTACGTCCGGCGCACCGTTCCCGCCTTCCCGCCGGTCGTGTGCCACGTCGGCCTCGACGGCGCGGGCGCGGAGCTGCCCGACCTGCCCCACGAGGTGGCGCTGCACGGCGACCCGCTGCTCGTCGTCCGTACGGGCGGGCGGGCGCCCGACGGCGGCGCGGCCTGGACGGTGCTGGCACGCGGCCGGATCGCCGAGGACGTCCTGACGGCGCTGGCGCGCCACGGCCTCGACGTGCGCGGCCAGGTCGTCACCCGGGTCGACCGGACGCCGCGCGACCTCGTCGAGGCGTGGGGCGGCTCACCGCACGGCGTGCAGTGGCAGGGCCCGCGCACCGCACGGACGCGTCTGGGCCCGCGTACGCCGATCACGGGCGTGCTCACGGCAGGTGCCCACGCCACCACGGGCTCCGGGCTTCCGTTCGCCGGGCTCAGCGCCGCGCTGGTCGCCGACGTCGTCGGCCGCGCGGGTCAGTAG
- a CDS encoding SIMPL domain-containing protein, with protein MFTVTVTGTGTSRVAPDSAVVRLAAVARGSGVAEAYAAMTSAAASIAEVARRHTEERRIASTGITVWPWHDGTGYQQGFEARHSYAIGCADLAGAGTMLAALAAEVGDGLAIDSVGLEVTEDHGAGDKAREAAFHDARERAAQLARMAGAGLGPVQSIVEGDAGNGPSPMPRMAMARESTLEAGETTVTSSVTVVWELAY; from the coding sequence ATGTTCACCGTCACGGTCACCGGGACCGGCACCAGCAGGGTCGCCCCGGACAGCGCAGTCGTCCGCCTGGCGGCCGTCGCGCGGGGGAGCGGGGTCGCCGAGGCGTACGCGGCGATGACGTCGGCCGCCGCGTCGATCGCCGAGGTCGCCCGGCGCCACACCGAGGAACGGCGCATCGCCTCGACCGGCATCACGGTGTGGCCGTGGCACGACGGCACCGGCTACCAGCAGGGCTTCGAGGCCCGGCACTCCTATGCGATCGGGTGCGCCGACCTCGCCGGTGCCGGCACGATGCTCGCCGCGCTCGCGGCCGAGGTCGGTGACGGACTCGCGATCGACAGCGTCGGTCTGGAGGTCACCGAGGACCACGGCGCCGGCGACAAGGCGCGGGAGGCCGCGTTCCACGACGCCCGCGAGCGCGCCGCGCAGCTCGCGCGGATGGCGGGCGCCGGGCTGGGACCGGTGCAGAGCATCGTCGAGGGCGATGCCGGCAACGGCCCGTCGCCGATGCCGAGGATGGCGATGGCACGCGAATCCACCCTCGAAGCGGGGGAGACGACGGTGACCAGCTCGGTGACGGTCGTGTGGGAGCTGGCCTACTGA
- a CDS encoding DUF4126 domain-containing protein, translated as MDALALTFSSGWASGINAYLVVLVLGISDRVGSFAEIPDVLGRWDVLAAAGFMYAMEFIADKIPYIDSTWDAISTAVRPTAGAVIGVLLAGDASSLDQAVLGVVGGGTALLSHLVKAGSRLAINTSPEPVTNIAASLAEDAAVLVVVWFAIEHPRAAAAVAGVLLLLGLVVVHLLARLVRRGWRRWRQEEPFHQVA; from the coding sequence GTGGACGCACTGGCGCTGACCTTCTCGAGCGGGTGGGCGAGCGGCATCAACGCCTACCTCGTCGTGCTGGTGCTCGGCATCTCCGACCGGGTCGGGTCGTTCGCCGAGATCCCCGACGTGCTGGGCCGGTGGGACGTGCTGGCCGCGGCCGGATTCATGTACGCGATGGAGTTCATCGCCGACAAGATCCCCTACATCGACTCGACCTGGGACGCGATCTCCACCGCCGTCCGCCCCACGGCGGGCGCGGTCATCGGCGTCCTGCTCGCCGGGGACGCCTCCTCCCTCGACCAGGCCGTGCTGGGAGTCGTGGGCGGCGGCACCGCGCTGCTCAGCCACCTGGTCAAGGCCGGCAGTCGGCTGGCGATCAACACCTCGCCCGAGCCGGTGACCAACATCGCGGCCAGCCTCGCCGAGGACGCCGCGGTCCTGGTCGTGGTGTGGTTCGCGATTGAGCACCCCCGCGCTGCCGCGGCCGTCGCCGGCGTCCTGCTGCTGCTGGGACTGGTCGTCGTCCACCTCCTCGCCCGCCTGGTCCGCAGGGGCTGGCGCCGGTGGAGGCAGGAGGAGCCCTTCCACCAGGTCGCCTGA